A window of Tautonia plasticadhaerens contains these coding sequences:
- a CDS encoding transposase domain-containing protein, with translation MCLTPRGWDDPAADPIAYIRGLEQRIPEARLTAILSRTGRQSGRRLPADCVSWLVIAMALFTAVHTAVGNTSEARSQSQAMAPSRRLHRNSCRISSMSSSAKTVQKTTDSGRDQAAKTSSN, from the coding sequence ATGTGTCTCACGCCGCGCGGATGGGACGACCCGGCCGCCGACCCGATCGCCTACATCCGCGGTTTGGAGCAACGGATCCCCGAGGCCCGCCTCACCGCCATCCTCTCAAGGACCGGACGCCAGTCGGGGCGCCGCCTGCCGGCCGACTGCGTCTCCTGGCTGGTCATTGCCATGGCGTTGTTCACCGCCGTCCACACGGCGGTCGGTAACACCTCGGAGGCCCGATCCCAGAGCCAGGCGATGGCCCCATCCCGGCGACTGCACCGCAACTCATGCCGGATCAGCTCGATGTCATCTTCGGCCAAGACGGTGCAGAAGACGACCGACTCGGGCCGAGACCAGGCAGCGAAAACCTCGTCGAACTGA
- a CDS encoding TIGR03032 family protein: MSETDPIPASPIAPAGVQNPEPLASVHTANFPALLDELGVSLALTTYQAGRLVFVRSEGDRLNTHFRSFDRPMGMATLGDRLAVGCGVQVWEFRDVPAVAAKVDPPGRHDACYLPRRSHVTGDIDVHEMEYAPDGALWLINTRFSCLCTLRADCSFAPRWRPPFVSALAPEDRCHLNGLSLVDGAPRYATALGTSDAAAGWRSDKARGGVLMDIPSGEIVVAGLSMPHSPRLHAGRLWLLESGDGSIGVVDPDAGRYEALCRLPGFTRGIDIAGPIAFVGLSQVRESAVFSGIPLADRLEERTCGVYAVHLETGQVVAFKFTSGVQEIFAIRVLAGRRQPELLNETVDLLKHAYVLPEADMADVAATTVG, from the coding sequence ATGAGCGAGACCGACCCCATCCCCGCCAGCCCGATCGCCCCCGCCGGGGTCCAGAACCCCGAGCCGCTGGCCAGCGTCCACACTGCCAACTTCCCCGCCCTGCTCGACGAGCTGGGCGTCTCCCTGGCCCTCACCACCTACCAGGCCGGCCGCCTCGTCTTCGTCCGATCCGAGGGGGACCGCCTCAACACCCACTTCCGCTCCTTCGACCGCCCCATGGGCATGGCCACCCTCGGCGACCGCCTGGCCGTCGGCTGCGGGGTGCAGGTCTGGGAGTTCCGCGACGTGCCGGCGGTGGCCGCCAAGGTCGATCCCCCCGGCCGCCACGACGCCTGCTACCTGCCCCGCCGCTCGCACGTCACCGGCGACATCGACGTCCACGAGATGGAGTACGCCCCCGACGGCGCCCTCTGGCTGATCAACACCCGCTTCAGCTGCCTCTGCACCCTCCGGGCCGACTGCAGCTTCGCCCCGCGCTGGCGGCCGCCCTTCGTCTCGGCGCTGGCCCCGGAGGACCGCTGCCACCTCAACGGCCTGTCCCTGGTCGACGGGGCGCCCCGCTACGCCACGGCCCTGGGCACCTCCGACGCGGCCGCCGGCTGGCGATCGGACAAGGCACGGGGCGGGGTGCTGATGGACATCCCCTCGGGCGAGATCGTGGTCGCGGGGCTGTCGATGCCCCACTCGCCCCGCCTGCACGCCGGGCGCCTGTGGCTGCTGGAGAGCGGCGACGGCTCGATCGGCGTCGTCGACCCCGACGCCGGCCGCTACGAGGCCCTCTGCCGGCTGCCCGGCTTCACCCGCGGGATCGACATCGCCGGGCCGATCGCCTTCGTGGGCCTGTCCCAGGTGCGCGAGAGCGCCGTCTTCAGCGGCATCCCGCTGGCAGACCGGCTGGAGGAGCGGACCTGCGGCGTCTATGCCGTGCACCTGGAGACGGGGCAGGTCGTCGCCTTCAAATTCACGAGCGGGGTGCAGGAGATCTTCGCCATCCGCGTGCTGGCCGGCCGGCGGCAGCCGGAGCTGCTCAACGAGACGGTCGACCTGCTGAAGCACGCCTACGTCCTGCCCGAGGCCGACATGGCCGACGTGGCCGCGACAACCGTCGGCTGA
- a CDS encoding PEP-CTERM sorting domain-containing protein: MAPRVLSILVLFLGLVAATARAELIVSVTDATLTPGGSAVVDVLVAGDGVAALDLFSIVVRLEGVPGGRRLVFVAPGPGSQTDGQLSDPSYLFAGDSVFAGGIAGTLADEPNPSDTYIGGDGTLSGSGVLVPMTPTLLTRLQLTGSMADTPIIGDRFRVVVDLLDARSSFLDAALDPIPIRFAGPGIVSVVPEPSGLALLSAGLAAVGLAARREARVRRPAPDRSRLRS; encoded by the coding sequence ATGGCCCCCCGCGTCCTCTCCATCCTCGTCCTCTTCCTCGGCCTCGTCGCCGCGACCGCACGCGCCGAGCTGATCGTCTCGGTGACCGACGCCACGCTCACTCCGGGCGGCTCGGCCGTCGTCGACGTCCTCGTCGCCGGCGACGGCGTCGCCGCGCTGGACCTCTTCTCGATCGTCGTCCGGCTCGAGGGCGTCCCCGGCGGCCGCCGGCTGGTGTTCGTCGCCCCGGGGCCCGGCTCGCAGACCGACGGCCAGCTCTCCGACCCCTCCTACCTCTTCGCCGGCGACTCAGTCTTCGCCGGGGGCATCGCCGGCACGCTGGCCGATGAGCCAAACCCGTCGGACACCTACATCGGCGGCGACGGCACCCTCAGCGGCTCGGGCGTGCTCGTGCCGATGACGCCGACGCTCCTGACCCGACTGCAACTGACCGGCTCGATGGCCGATACGCCGATCATCGGCGATCGCTTCCGCGTGGTCGTCGACTTGCTCGACGCGCGTTCGTCGTTCCTGGATGCCGCCCTCGATCCGATCCCCATCCGGTTCGCGGGCCCGGGCATCGTCAGCGTCGTCCCCGAGCCGTCGGGCCTTGCGCTCCTCTCGGCGGGCCTTGCGGCCGTAGGCCTGGCTGCGAGGCGCGAGGCCCGCGTCCGGCGCCCGGCACCCGATCGATCGCGATTGAGATCGTGA
- a CDS encoding dockerin type I repeat-containing protein, whose product MDEGGTLTITGSILTGNSARPGRYGGGSGGGLFSTGEATLTESTISGNSAERLGGGIANDGTVTIRGATVHGNTAGDYGGGIQSFGTLTVTGSTIVGNATGLDGGGISNAWSGQMTLETSIVQGNSAGRDGGGIANFGRLTLAASTLAGNSAGRLGGGLANETSASEATLTNVTISGNSAGRDGGGVANLGGLTLTHATLTANRADNDGDGTGRGGGISNAGMATLSNSIVSGNRLSLSGEADNLAGAAFVASSRGNLVGSGEVSLDPEANLVGVDDPRLGPLAFNGGPTMTHALLPGSLAIDAALEEFAAEADQRGVSRPRGSRADIGAFELKTLDVVRFALQGGQRQRSFIRTIELDFANGLGLLRGLIDRGGVRLMRYGLDGSGPGEAVDLDDLLAVRGNTLVFDFGVQGLGGNRNQSFGDGYYVIEVDTDGDGSFETTRSFHRLLGDVDGDGTVGDLDLALILDGVRRPYTPELDVNGDGVVNAADRVLAGRNRGKFLDPGLHRDA is encoded by the coding sequence TTGGATGAAGGTGGGACGCTGACGATCACCGGCAGCATCCTCACCGGCAACTCGGCCCGGCCGGGGCGGTATGGCGGCGGGAGCGGCGGGGGCCTCTTCTCCACCGGAGAGGCGACCCTGACGGAGAGCACCATTTCCGGCAACTCGGCCGAGCGACTCGGCGGCGGCATCGCCAACGACGGCACGGTGACGATCCGGGGGGCCACCGTCCACGGCAACACGGCGGGCGACTACGGGGGCGGCATCCAGTCGTTCGGCACGCTCACCGTCACCGGCTCGACGATCGTCGGCAACGCCACGGGGTTGGACGGCGGCGGGATCTCCAACGCCTGGAGCGGGCAGATGACGCTGGAGACCTCGATCGTGCAGGGCAACTCGGCCGGGCGCGACGGCGGCGGCATCGCCAACTTCGGCCGCCTGACCCTCGCCGCCAGCACCCTCGCCGGGAACTCGGCCGGGCGACTCGGTGGCGGACTCGCCAACGAAACCTCCGCCTCCGAGGCGACCTTGACCAACGTCACGATCAGCGGCAACTCGGCCGGGCGCGACGGCGGAGGCGTGGCGAACCTCGGCGGCTTGACGCTGACCCACGCCACGCTGACCGCCAACCGGGCCGACAACGATGGTGACGGGACCGGCCGGGGCGGCGGGATCAGCAACGCCGGGATGGCCACCCTCTCCAACTCGATCGTCTCGGGCAACCGGCTGTCCCTGTCCGGGGAGGCCGACAACCTCGCCGGCGCCGCTTTTGTGGCGTCGAGCCGGGGCAACCTCGTCGGCTCGGGGGAGGTCTCGCTCGACCCGGAGGCCAACCTCGTCGGCGTCGATGACCCGAGGCTCGGGCCGCTCGCCTTCAACGGCGGGCCCACCATGACGCACGCCCTGCTGCCCGGCAGCTTGGCGATCGACGCGGCGCTGGAGGAGTTCGCCGCCGAGGCCGACCAGCGCGGCGTCTCCCGGCCGCGCGGCTCGCGGGCCGACATCGGGGCGTTCGAGCTCAAGACGCTCGACGTCGTCCGCTTCGCGCTGCAGGGCGGCCAGCGTCAGCGGTCCTTCATCCGCACCATCGAGCTCGATTTCGCCAACGGGCTGGGGCTGCTCCGGGGGCTGATCGACCGCGGGGGCGTCCGCCTGATGCGGTACGGACTCGACGGCTCCGGGCCCGGGGAGGCGGTCGACCTCGATGATCTGCTGGCCGTCCGGGGCAACACGCTGGTCTTCGACTTCGGCGTCCAGGGCCTCGGCGGCAACCGCAACCAGAGTTTCGGCGATGGCTACTACGTCATCGAGGTCGACACCGACGGGGACGGCTCCTTCGAGACCACCCGATCGTTCCATCGCCTGCTCGGCGACGTGGACGGCGACGGCACCGTCGGCGACCTCGACCTGGCCCTGATCCTCGACGGCGTCCGCCGGCCGTACACCCCGGAGCTCGACGTCAACGGCGACGGCGTGGTCAACGCGGCCGACCGGGTGCTCGCCGGCCGCAACCGTGGCAAGTTCCTCGACCCCGGCCTGCACCGGGACGCCTGA
- a CDS encoding choice-of-anchor Q domain-containing protein, whose translation MTLRGTLILGRDPEPVTIDGRGLITLDAGGSGRVVRILEGTTATLAGLSIRGGQLASFGGGGGVFNDGELTLVDSTVSGNSASFGAGLFNYGSLTLIRSTITGNTAEDPDGFFGGNGGGVTNYYGELMLVDSVVSGNRAGFAGGVQNNAGTLTLLRTVVRENVAAEGGGGVSSWGGSSAIIDSTISGNSARTGGGIVGSNLTIRGTTIEGNAAADDGGGLSVGGGTTLVDSTVVDNTAGRDGGGLSSSYGRMALVNSTVGGNSAGQNGGGISNAGSLVLIHATLTANRAGSGTGGGLYTSPPSYSYYSNQPGGTSRLVNTIVSGDTRGEDGTPDNLGGAAPTPGSAGNLVGSGEVSLDPAFNLVGIDDPRLGPLADNGGPTPTHALLPDSPAIDLGIYLIDPTTDQRGVSRLQGITPDAGAFEFEAAPPRAPEASSLIVSTLEDVVDPYDDLTSLREALAFAALRAGDDAVTFDPSLSGTIVVRPEPYGDLTLADGSGSVTIDGRGVITLDARGAGRVLAIEAGTTATLVGLTITGGRLEGNRQRGGGILNLGVLTLADSVVRDNSAPFGGGLFNDGGSLTLVRSVVSGNVAQFNGGGAVNSRGEMTVIDSTIRDNEAGAANPYGSAGYGGACWMKVGR comes from the coding sequence GTGACGCTCCGCGGGACACTGATCCTGGGACGCGACCCGGAACCAGTCACGATCGACGGCCGCGGCCTCATCACGCTCGACGCAGGGGGATCGGGACGGGTCGTCCGCATCCTCGAGGGGACGACGGCCACGCTCGCCGGATTGTCGATCCGCGGAGGCCAGCTCGCCTCCTTCGGCGGCGGGGGCGGCGTCTTCAACGACGGCGAGCTGACCCTGGTCGACAGCACCGTCAGCGGCAATTCGGCGAGTTTCGGCGCGGGCCTCTTCAACTACGGATCGCTGACCCTGATCCGCAGCACGATCACCGGCAACACGGCCGAGGACCCGGATGGCTTCTTCGGCGGGAACGGCGGCGGGGTCACGAATTATTACGGCGAGCTGATGCTCGTCGACAGCGTGGTGAGCGGCAATCGGGCGGGCTTCGCCGGCGGCGTTCAGAACAACGCCGGTACCCTGACCCTCCTGCGCACCGTCGTCCGGGAGAACGTGGCGGCCGAGGGCGGGGGCGGCGTGTCCTCCTGGGGAGGGTCCTCGGCCATCATCGACAGCACGATCAGCGGCAATTCCGCCAGGACGGGAGGCGGGATCGTCGGGTCGAATCTGACGATCCGGGGCACCACGATCGAGGGCAACGCCGCCGCAGATGACGGCGGCGGGCTGAGCGTCGGCGGCGGGACGACGCTGGTCGATAGCACAGTCGTCGACAACACCGCCGGGCGCGACGGCGGCGGGCTGTCCTCCAGCTACGGGAGGATGGCGCTGGTCAACAGCACGGTCGGCGGCAACTCCGCCGGCCAGAACGGCGGGGGGATCTCCAACGCGGGGAGCCTGGTGCTGATCCACGCGACGCTCACGGCCAATCGCGCGGGCTCCGGCACGGGGGGCGGCCTCTATACATCACCACCCAGCTACTCCTACTACTCCAACCAACCTGGGGGGACGTCGCGGCTGGTGAACACGATCGTCTCGGGCGACACCCGGGGCGAGGACGGGACGCCGGACAACCTGGGGGGCGCCGCCCCGACCCCGGGCAGCGCCGGCAACCTGGTCGGCTCGGGCGAGGTCTCGCTCGACCCGGCGTTCAACCTCGTCGGCATCGACGACCCGCGCCTGGGGCCGCTGGCCGACAACGGCGGGCCGACCCCCACCCACGCCCTGCTGCCCGACAGCCCCGCCATCGACCTGGGCATCTACCTCATCGACCCCACGACCGACCAGCGCGGGGTGTCTCGGCTCCAGGGCATCACCCCGGACGCCGGGGCGTTCGAGTTCGAGGCGGCGCCCCCCCGGGCCCCCGAGGCAAGCAGCCTGATCGTCTCGACCCTCGAGGACGTGGTCGATCCCTACGACGACCTCACCAGCCTGCGCGAGGCGCTTGCCTTCGCTGCCTTGCGGGCCGGAGACGACGCGGTCACCTTCGATCCGTCCCTCTCCGGCACGATCGTCGTCCGGCCGGAGCCATACGGCGACCTGACGCTGGCCGACGGCTCAGGCTCGGTGACGATCGACGGCCGGGGGGTCATCACTCTCGACGCCCGGGGAGCCGGACGCGTCCTGGCCATCGAGGCCGGCACGACGGCCACCCTCGTCGGCCTGACGATCACCGGCGGCCGGCTCGAGGGGAATCGACAGCGAGGCGGCGGGATCCTGAATCTCGGAGTCCTCACGCTGGCCGACAGCGTCGTGCGGGACAATTCCGCCCCCTTCGGGGGGGGGCTCTTCAACGATGGCGGCTCCCTGACGCTGGTGCGCAGCGTCGTCAGCGGCAACGTCGCCCAGTTCAACGGCGGCGGCGCCGTCAACAGCCGGGGCGAGATGACGGTGATCGACAGCACCATCCGCGACAACGAGGCGGGGGCCGCCAACCCCTACGGCTCCGCCGGCTACGGGGGGGCCTGTTGGATGAAGGTGGGACGCTGA
- a CDS encoding choice-of-anchor Q domain-containing protein: MDARENFLGVLDPRLGPLADNGGPTRTHAPLADSPAVDTGVDALSVGLDGMPLSNDQRGPGFPRRGGTAVDAGAMESGFSVDRSAPEASSLVVTTLDDLSDRFDGQTSLREALSYAADLPGSRSSHSSAAWPGS, encoded by the coding sequence ATGGATGCCCGCGAGAACTTCCTGGGCGTCCTCGACCCCCGGCTCGGGCCGCTGGCCGACAATGGCGGGCCGACCCGCACGCACGCCCCCCTGGCCGACAGCCCCGCCGTCGACACCGGCGTGGATGCCCTCTCCGTCGGCCTCGACGGCATGCCCCTGTCGAACGACCAGCGCGGGCCCGGGTTCCCCAGGAGGGGCGGCACCGCGGTCGACGCCGGCGCCATGGAGTCGGGCTTCTCCGTCGATCGGTCGGCCCCGGAGGCGAGCAGTCTGGTCGTGACGACCCTCGACGACCTGTCGGATCGCTTCGACGGCCAGACGAGTCTCCGCGAGGCGCTCTCTTATGCCGCCGACCTGCCGGGGAGCAGGTCGTCACATTCGTCGGCGGCCTGGCCGGGGTCGTGA
- a CDS encoding CSLREA domain-containing protein, whose product MATFSVTSIADEVSDNGTTSLREAIALAASNPGDDLITFADGLSGTIALSLGELVLDDSSGLVEIRAGAGVSTIDAGGTSRGLSVRAGTTASLVGLTITGGRATDFDGGGGILNAGSLTLDGVAVSDNQAANSGGGLANRSGVLTMTDSVVSGNTAPFSGGGILNSGTMTVTGSTIGGNRTTSPYSGGGGLSNSGVLTLVGATVSGNAAASGAGLSSSGLLELRGSTVRDNAASRGGGGIIARYGTMALIDSTVSGNSAAWNGGGLYNYGGRITLTRSTVSGNSSMQRGGGLDNYYGGTITLDESTISGNSATTGGGLSSLGGRVTLTGSTVSGNVASDQGGGLAILYGTIRVVGSTLSGNRADSGGGLAHFGGDLELLNSTVSGNSATGDGGGLLNRRTLRLIHVTLTDNRADADGDGDGSGGGVFTEGSSSTQLVNSIISGNRRGSGETPDDLGGSPPAPGSAGNLAGSTAEGLDPTVNLVGIDDPRLGPLADNGGPTFTHALLPDSPAVDAAYILPGVTTDQRGQPRHLGGSPDVGAFEREGPPPGDREPGGLVVTTLDDVFNPFDFRTTLREAIVFASSRPGDDAITFDPALAGSISVLSALYGELTLADGSGAVAIDGRGVITLDARGAGRVLRVGQGTTATLSGLTITGGRVVGFGGGRGHPELRRVDGRRQHGRRELRRWGWRHLQRPDRDPGGAAELHRRQPGRLGWRHRQQQSELLRRLGRRGRHADRQHRQRQLGHVRRGRPERLHGAVDAD is encoded by the coding sequence ATGGCGACATTCTCGGTCACCTCGATCGCGGACGAGGTGAGCGACAATGGGACGACCAGCCTCCGGGAGGCGATCGCCCTGGCGGCCTCGAACCCGGGCGACGACCTCATTACCTTCGCCGATGGGCTGTCCGGGACGATCGCCCTGTCGCTGGGGGAGTTGGTCCTCGATGACAGCTCGGGGCTCGTCGAGATCAGGGCCGGCGCCGGGGTGTCGACGATCGACGCCGGCGGGACGAGCCGGGGGCTCTCCGTGCGCGCCGGCACGACGGCGAGCCTGGTCGGGCTGACGATCACCGGCGGCCGGGCCACCGATTTCGATGGCGGGGGCGGCATCCTCAACGCCGGGTCCCTGACGCTCGACGGCGTCGCCGTCAGCGACAACCAGGCGGCGAATTCCGGCGGCGGCCTGGCCAACCGCTCGGGCGTGCTGACGATGACGGACTCCGTCGTCAGCGGGAACACCGCCCCCTTCAGCGGCGGCGGCATCCTCAACAGCGGCACGATGACGGTGACCGGCTCGACGATCGGCGGCAACAGGACGACGTCCCCGTACAGCGGCGGGGGCGGCCTGAGCAACTCCGGCGTGCTGACGCTGGTCGGGGCCACCGTCAGTGGCAATGCGGCGGCCTCCGGCGCCGGGCTCTCAAGCAGCGGCCTGCTGGAGTTGAGAGGCAGCACTGTCCGGGACAACGCGGCCAGCCGTGGCGGCGGCGGCATCATCGCCCGCTACGGCACGATGGCGCTGATCGACAGCACCGTCAGCGGCAACTCGGCGGCCTGGAACGGAGGCGGGCTCTACAACTACGGCGGTCGGATCACGCTGACCAGGAGCACCGTCAGCGGCAACTCGTCGATGCAGCGGGGCGGCGGCCTCGACAACTACTACGGCGGTACGATCACCCTGGACGAGTCGACCATCAGCGGCAACTCCGCGACCACGGGCGGCGGCCTCTCCAGCCTCGGCGGCCGGGTCACGCTGACCGGCAGCACCGTCAGCGGCAACGTGGCCTCCGACCAGGGCGGAGGGCTCGCCATCCTGTACGGGACGATCCGGGTGGTCGGCAGCACCCTCTCCGGGAATCGCGCCGACTCCGGGGGCGGCCTCGCCCACTTCGGAGGGGACCTGGAGCTGCTCAACAGCACCGTCAGCGGGAACAGCGCGACGGGGGACGGAGGCGGGCTGTTGAACCGGAGGACGCTCAGGCTGATCCACGTCACCCTCACCGACAACCGGGCCGACGCCGACGGCGACGGCGACGGCTCGGGCGGCGGGGTCTTCACCGAGGGCTCGTCCTCCACGCAACTGGTGAACAGCATCATCTCGGGCAACCGGCGGGGGAGCGGGGAGACACCGGACGACCTGGGAGGATCCCCTCCTGCCCCGGGCAGCGCAGGCAACCTCGCCGGATCGACGGCCGAGGGCCTCGACCCGACCGTCAACCTCGTCGGCATCGACGACCCGCGCCTGGGGCCGCTGGCCGATAACGGGGGGCCGACGTTCACCCACGCCCTGCTGCCCGACAGCCCCGCCGTCGACGCGGCATACATCCTGCCCGGCGTGACGACCGACCAGCGCGGCCAGCCCCGCCACCTGGGAGGCTCGCCGGACGTCGGGGCCTTCGAGCGTGAGGGGCCGCCGCCCGGGGATCGCGAGCCGGGGGGGCTGGTCGTGACGACGCTCGACGACGTGTTCAACCCCTTCGACTTCCGGACGACGTTGCGCGAGGCGATCGTCTTCGCGTCGTCGCGACCCGGCGACGACGCGATCACCTTCGACCCGGCGCTGGCCGGCTCGATCTCCGTCCTGTCCGCCCTCTATGGCGAGTTGACGCTGGCCGACGGCTCGGGGGCCGTGGCGATCGACGGCCGGGGCGTGATCACCCTGGACGCCCGAGGCGCGGGCCGGGTGCTCCGGGTCGGGCAGGGGACGACGGCCACGCTCTCGGGCCTGACGATCACCGGCGGCCGGGTCGTCGGCTTCGGGGGGGGGCGGGGGCATCCAGAACTCCGGCGTGTTGACGGTCGTCGACAGCACGGTCGCCGGGAACTCCGCCGGTGGGGGTGGCGGCATCTCCAACGACCAGACCGGGATCCTGGCGGTGCTGCGGAGCTCCATCGTCGGCAACCAGGCCGACTCGGGTGGCGGCATCGACAACAACAATCAGAACTTCTTCGGCGACTCGGAAGGAGGGGTCGTCACGCTGATCGACAGCACCGTCAGCGGCAACTCGGCCACGTTCGCCGGGGGCGGCCTGAGCGACTACACGGGGCGGTGGACGCTGATTAA